The stretch of DNA CCGGTCAGCGGCTCGTCGAAGATGAGGACCTTCGGGTCGTGGATCAGGCCGCAGGCGATCGAGAGCTTCTGCTTCATCCCCCGGGAGAGCTCGAGGGGAAGGGCCCTCTCGCGTCCGGTCAGCTCGAGCTCCTCGAGGAGCGTAGCGGCGGCCGACGTCATCCCGTCGACGCCGTAGAGGCGGCAGACGAACCTCAGGTGCTCCTCGACGGTCAGGTACTCGAAGAGCTTCGGCTCGTCCGGAATGAAGGAGACGAGCCGCTTCGCCTCGACGGGGTCGTCCTTGATGTCGTGGCCGCCCACCTGGATGCGGCCGCCGCTCGGCGGGATGATCCCGGCGAGGCACCTCAGGGTGGTCGTCTTCCCGGCGCCGTTGGGCCCGACGAGGCCCAGGACTTCACCGGCCGGGACGGTCAGCGAGAGGGAATCGACGGCGCGGAAATCGCCGTAGAGCTTGGTGAGATCCTGGACCTCGATCATCGGCCGAAGAACGATTTCTTCTCGGATTTGTTCCCTGCTTTTTTCGCGGGGGCCTTCCTGCCGAGCTCGACGAGGGCTTCGCCGTTCTCGGGGTCCCACGCGAGCAGTTTCTCATAGACTTCGTGAGATCGCTTCATGAGGCCGCCGCCCTTGTAGAGGCGGGCGAGGTTGAGGTACGCGGCCGCCATCCCCTGGTTGAGCGCGATCGCCTGGAGGAAGCTCTCCTCGGCCTTCTTGCGCCACTTCGGGTTCTTCGTCTGGACGACGCCGAGGTAGAGCCAGTAGTCCGCCTTCGTGGGGTCGAGCTGCGTCGCCGTTTCGAGAAGGCGCAGCGCATCGAAAAGCTCCTCGGCCTCGAGGTGCTTGCGCGCGCGGGAGTAGCTCTCGCGGGCCTGGGTCGGGAGATCGGCGTCGGGCGCCTTCGGCGCGCCCGCGTTCGCCTGGATCTCGCGATCGTACTCCGCGCGGGCCACCGCGTCGGTGAGGGTGTTGTAGGCCCCCGTGGTCATCGCGAACATCGCCTCGACCCCCGGCAGGAGATCCTCGATCTCGGCGCGCCGGTGCTTGTCGGGGTGGAATCGCTTGGCCAGCTTGTAGTAGGCCCTGCGGATCGCGGCCTCGTCGGCGCTCTTCTCGACGTCGAGGACGGCGTAGTGGTCGACGCCGGCGCACGCCTCGATGCGCGCCTGGAGCTCGGCGCGCTCCTCCTCGATCGAGAGGCCGTCGGCGCCGGCCCGGGCGGCGGCGACGGCCGTCCGGTTCAGAAACGCGTCGAGGGCCGAGGCCTTCCGGACGGGGCGCGTGTCGGCCGAAGGCTCCGCCGTGAAGAGAGGGGCGCTGGGCGCGAGGAGGACACCGGCGGCGACGAGCCCGTAGAGGGACTTCAGCGTCTCGTCGGCGTCGAGCGGGCTCACCGAGACGATCTCGTCGATCGTCAACGAGCCGTCCGCGCGGGAC from Acidobacteriota bacterium encodes:
- a CDS encoding ABC transporter ATP-binding protein; this translates as MIEVQDLTKLYGDFRAVDSLSLTVPAGEVLGLVGPNGAGKTTTLRCLAGIIPPSGGRIQVGGHDIKDDPVEAKRLVSFIPDEPKLFEYLTVEEHLRFVCRLYGVDGMTSAAATLLEELELTGRERALPLELSRGMKQKLSIACGLIHDPKVLIFDEPLTGLDPAGIRRMKQTIAARAAAGCAILISSHLLSLVEEICHRVLVLHGGKKIIHGTLEEISASVGEISKDATLEEIFFKVTKTT
- a CDS encoding DnaJ domain-containing protein, translating into MSEAGPALALSHLLALLSRIQRSEESGSLMTRGAESGVLVFERGLLLRAVKAGAPKPAPGAPPAGSGDPKVREAALAILMSSLASDDEAAFIASTANATRPGVAAARLNAADLILDLTAAAIYPGQIRREIPGETKLRHNDPPPSISPRTSLTASQGFLMSRADGSLTIDEIVSVSPLDADETLKSLYGLVAAGVLLAPSAPLFTAEPSADTRPVRKASALDAFLNRTAVAAARAGADGLSIEEERAELQARIEACAGVDHYAVLDVEKSADEAAIRRAYYKLAKRFHPDKHRRAEIEDLLPGVEAMFAMTTGAYNTLTDAVARAEYDREIQANAGAPKAPDADLPTQARESYSRARKHLEAEELFDALRLLETATQLDPTKADYWLYLGVVQTKNPKWRKKAEESFLQAIALNQGMAAAYLNLARLYKGGGLMKRSHEVYEKLLAWDPENGEALVELGRKAPAKKAGNKSEKKSFFGR